The Streptomyces cyaneogriseus subsp. noncyanogenus region GACGTACGGCCGGGCGGCCGGTGAAGGCCGTCGCGCCGCGGGCCGGGGCGGTGCCGCACGGCCGGGTCCGGCCCGGGCAGCTACGGAGGCCGGGTGGCGACCGGGGGCAGGTCGCCATCGAGTACATCGGCTTCCTGCCCGTCCTGATCATCGTCGCCATGGCCGCCGTACAGCTCGGGCTGATCGCCTACACCGCCCAGCAGGCGGGCACGGCGGCCCGGGCCGGTGCGCGCAGCGCCTCCCTCCAGGAGAGCGCCCAGGACGCCTGCGCGTCCGCCGTCAGCGGCTGGCTGGCCGACGGCACCGACTGCCCCTCGTCGTACGGCGGCGACGAGGTGACGGTCACCGCCACCGTCGACATCCCCTCGATCGTGCCCGGCTGGGACTTCGGCGACGCGACCAGGACCGCGACCATGCCGCTCGACCACTGAACGACCCACGCGGACAAGGAGCGAGGAGCACCGGACCATGAGCCTGCGCGCACGCATCCACACCCCCGAGGAGCACGCCGGCGGCCGGGGCGAGGACGGTCATCTGGTCGCCTCCTACCGGTCCAAGCTGCTGGAGGAGATCGACCTCGCGGAGATGAGCTCGCTCGCCGCGGCCGAGCGCCGGGCGCGGCTGGAGCGGGTGCTCGGGCACATCATCAGCCGCGAGGGCCCGGTGCTGTCGACGGTGGAGCGCTCCCAGCTGATCCGCCGGGTCGTCGACGAGGCGCTCGGCCTGGGCATCCTGGAGCCGCTGCTCGAGGACGCGTCCATCACCGAGATCATGGTGAACGGCCCCGACGCGATCTTCGTCGAGCGTGGCGGCCGGGTCGAGCAGCTCCCGCTCCGCTTCGCCTCCCACGACCAGTTGATGCAGACCATCGAGCGGATCGTCTCCACCGTCAACCGCCGCGTGGACGAGTCCAACCCGATGGTCGACGCCCGACTGCCCTCCGGCGAGCGCGTCAACGTCATCATCCCGCCGCTCTCCCTGACCGGCGCCATCCTCACCATCCGCCGCTTCCCGCGCTCCTTCACCCTCCAGGAGCTCATCGGGCTCGGCTCGCTCGACGAGCCCATGCTGTACCTGCTGGCCGGGCTGGTGCAGGCCCGCTTCAACATCATCGTCTCCGGTGCGACCGGCACCGGGAAGACCACCCTCCTCAACGCCCTGTCCGGTCTGATCCCGGC contains the following coding sequences:
- a CDS encoding TadE/TadG family type IV pilus assembly protein; protein product: MPHGRVRPGQLRRPGGDRGQVAIEYIGFLPVLIIVAMAAVQLGLIAYTAQQAGTAARAGARSASLQESAQDACASAVSGWLADGTDCPSSYGGDEVTVTATVDIPSIVPGWDFGDATRTATMPLDH
- a CDS encoding CpaF family protein, which codes for MSLRARIHTPEEHAGGRGEDGHLVASYRSKLLEEIDLAEMSSLAAAERRARLERVLGHIISREGPVLSTVERSQLIRRVVDEALGLGILEPLLEDASITEIMVNGPDAIFVERGGRVEQLPLRFASHDQLMQTIERIVSTVNRRVDESNPMVDARLPSGERVNVIIPPLSLTGAILTIRRFPRSFTLQELIGLGSLDEPMLYLLAGLVQARFNIIVSGATGTGKTTLLNALSGLIPAHERIITIEDSAELQLQQAHVIRLESRPANVEGKGRITIRDLVRNSLRMRPDRIVVGEVRGGESLDMLQAMSTGHDGSLATVHANSAEDALTRLQTLASMSDVEIPFAALHDQINSAVDVIVQLTRFTDGARRITEVALLDSHGGEPYRLATVARFHARPLTADGHVHGAYEHYPLPRRTADRLYMAGQPVPQAFGVARTADQLATREAR